The following proteins are co-located in the Armatimonadota bacterium genome:
- a CDS encoding DUF1998 domain-containing protein, giving the protein MSRSNVGQVRRSQAISPFGVGAMVDLPYVSGIVLGLDYWKTRAEDEVNEPRLLQTIRRMYPTVERIMAPALLHEDSSGQQVETVGVPVAPFPRWMVCSACRLLARYDSGYFQSISNPYRPEEFKYVHKHCTKQPNIADKNKRPVIPARFLVACENGHLNDFPWREFVHGGPSDCNKELRLIEYGLVVEASDIEVTCACGAKQRMSKAFGTNSLLNIIRPKCDGHHPHHRLRSEVAADDCNEVPRTILLGASNSWFPITLSAISVPSAMSDLEQRLQDNWPEFRDMVDIGDLKYVMRRNQFDWLTGLEAEPVWEAIGRVKESSESEEIGSLKDPEWTVLSAATPTRHPWLRTAITQPPPGFDDVIEKVVLVERHREVRALVAFSRIDAPGDMSELDSLPAERRARLSRAAPNWVPGVELRGEGIFIQFREDALRSWEGRDDVKRRLGVLNSGHDLWCDRRPWLDPRPPGRPARYYLLHSLAHLLVREMSIRCGYSAASLRERLYASISHDGGGNMAGILIVTSTPDSEGTLGGLVGLGQPNELAPLLRLALERASLCSSDPHCSSHDPKHDAKLHGAACHSCQFLPETSCETGNRYLDRVLVVPTLNEPEVAFFREHHLE; this is encoded by the coding sequence ATGAGCCGGTCCAACGTAGGTCAGGTGAGACGAAGTCAAGCCATCAGCCCGTTCGGAGTTGGGGCGATGGTCGACTTGCCGTACGTGTCCGGAATTGTGCTCGGCCTCGACTACTGGAAGACGCGCGCCGAGGATGAAGTCAACGAGCCACGGCTATTGCAGACCATTCGACGGATGTATCCCACGGTGGAGCGCATCATGGCACCGGCTCTCTTGCACGAAGACTCTTCGGGGCAGCAAGTCGAGACAGTTGGTGTTCCGGTTGCTCCGTTTCCTCGTTGGATGGTCTGCTCGGCTTGTCGACTACTCGCCCGCTATGACTCGGGATACTTCCAGTCGATTTCAAATCCTTACCGACCGGAAGAGTTCAAGTACGTGCATAAGCACTGCACGAAGCAGCCAAACATCGCCGACAAGAACAAGCGACCGGTCATTCCAGCCCGCTTCTTGGTGGCCTGCGAGAACGGGCATCTCAACGACTTCCCATGGCGTGAGTTCGTCCACGGTGGCCCGTCGGACTGCAACAAAGAACTCCGACTCATCGAATATGGCCTGGTAGTTGAGGCATCCGACATCGAAGTCACCTGCGCATGTGGTGCCAAGCAGCGCATGTCCAAGGCCTTCGGAACGAATTCGCTCCTCAACATCATCCGGCCAAAGTGCGATGGGCACCATCCTCATCACCGCTTGAGGAGCGAGGTTGCGGCTGATGACTGCAACGAGGTGCCACGGACAATTTTGCTGGGCGCTTCTAACAGCTGGTTCCCAATCACCCTGTCTGCCATTTCCGTTCCCAGCGCCATGAGCGACTTGGAGCAAAGGCTTCAAGACAACTGGCCCGAGTTTCGCGACATGGTCGATATTGGCGACCTGAAGTACGTCATGCGAAGGAACCAGTTCGACTGGCTAACTGGGCTCGAAGCTGAGCCAGTATGGGAGGCAATCGGCAGGGTCAAAGAATCAAGCGAATCTGAGGAAATCGGTTCGCTCAAAGACCCCGAGTGGACTGTCTTGAGCGCGGCAACCCCAACGCGGCATCCTTGGCTGCGGACCGCAATCACTCAACCACCTCCCGGATTCGATGATGTCATCGAAAAAGTCGTCTTGGTTGAGCGGCACCGCGAAGTGAGGGCGCTTGTAGCATTCTCAAGAATTGATGCCCCTGGCGACATGTCTGAGTTGGATTCGCTTCCAGCGGAGCGCAGAGCCAGGTTGTCCCGAGCTGCTCCCAATTGGGTACCTGGAGTTGAGTTGCGTGGCGAAGGAATCTTCATCCAGTTCCGGGAGGATGCCCTCCGTAGTTGGGAAGGGCGCGACGATGTCAAGCGGAGACTTGGGGTTTTGAACAGCGGGCACGACCTCTGGTGTGACCGGCGACCATGGCTTGACCCAAGGCCGCCCGGTCGCCCGGCTCGCTACTATCTGCTGCACTCCCTAGCCCACCTCCTCGTTCGCGAGATGTCGATTCGGTGCGGCTATTCTGCGGCCAGCCTGCGAGAGCGGCTCTACGCATCGATTTCCCACGATGGAGGTGGCAACATGGCCGGAATCCTCATCGTCACATCGACGCCGGATAGCGAGGGGACGTTGGGTGGCTTGGTAGGGCTTGGGCAGCCAAATGAGTTGGCACCACTGTTGCGGTTGGCACTTGAACGTGCGTCCTTGTGCAGCTCGGACCCTCATTGCTCCAGCCACGACCCAAAGCACGATGCGAAGCTTCATGGGGCTGCATGCCACAGCTGCCAGTTTCTCCCCGAAACGTCGTGCGAAACGGGAAATCGGTACCTTGACCGGGTTTTGGTGGTGCCAACCTTGAACGAACCCGAAGTGGCATTCTTCAGGGAGCATCACCTTGAATGA
- the drmC gene encoding DISARM system phospholipase D-like protein DrmC yields MNDSYDVVADVAAKIARTLSAGNLSKLLQQANRETPAVSFLNTLAADCRQLEQRLVLQSSASKLGLDCLDLRASEVAMVVAAARRQMTATSLEVVWTGPASVASAMRGTEQVLLEVIDSAKRELLVVVYAAFDIRNIVAAIDRAIARGVVVTVVVESLNPKTGEQKPNFMASFSEPIRTRSRLLHWPLATRDTDENGRAGCLHAKVAVGDREVVFVTSANLTGAAMRENMEMGLRVDNFELGEQVVTHFERMRDDGVLVQPT; encoded by the coding sequence TTGAATGATTCGTATGATGTCGTGGCCGATGTGGCAGCGAAAATTGCGAGAACACTCTCGGCTGGCAACTTGAGCAAACTGCTGCAACAGGCAAATCGCGAGACGCCTGCCGTATCATTTCTGAACACGTTGGCCGCGGACTGTCGCCAACTAGAGCAGCGTTTGGTGCTGCAAAGTTCAGCTTCAAAGCTTGGTTTGGATTGCCTAGACCTTCGAGCAAGTGAGGTTGCAATGGTGGTTGCTGCTGCTCGTAGACAGATGACCGCGACAAGCCTGGAGGTCGTCTGGACGGGCCCCGCAAGCGTGGCTTCGGCCATGCGCGGGACCGAGCAGGTCTTGCTTGAGGTTATCGACAGCGCCAAACGAGAGTTGTTGGTGGTCGTCTACGCCGCATTTGATATTCGAAACATCGTCGCCGCGATTGACCGAGCGATAGCCCGTGGGGTTGTCGTCACCGTAGTGGTCGAGAGTCTCAATCCAAAGACAGGAGAGCAGAAACCGAACTTCATGGCCTCATTTTCGGAGCCAATCCGAACAAGGTCCCGGCTACTACATTGGCCGCTCGCCACTCGCGACACCGATGAGAATGGACGAGCAGGATGTTTGCACGCGAAGGTTGCCGTTGGGGACCGAGAGGTCGTATTCGTCACGTCGGCCAACTTAACGGGGGCCGCCATGCGCGAGAACATGGAGATGGGGCTTCGAGTCGACAACTTCGAATTGGGTGAGCAAGTCGTCACCCACTTTGAGCGGATGCGAGATGATGGCGTCCTGGTCCAGCCGACCTAG
- a CDS encoding DNA cytosine methyltransferase, giving the protein MSLTANEVSADSAFTQCPRQRLNVLALFAGVGGIEQGLESAGHHTVGAYEIDEAAKVVLRHRFPLVSVHDNILSLKRIDSAIDLVTAGFPCVDLSQAGPMVGLDGKSSGLIRHVLQVVASSEVKNLLLENVPFMLRLGKGAAMKEITEALEHAGFRWAYRTIDARSFGIPQRRPRVILYASRERDPRSVMFRDFAAESRNERKPVVGMNTIGFYSTEGNTGSGLVCDAIPPLKPGSRLGIKSSPAILLPSGEVGTPTIADAERLQGFEPGWTERAEGLGRNARWRLVGNAVNVRMSAWIGEGLATSSSTESPEVDGVPVVDGSWPTAAWNVGSGRFGVNLPTHVDLEPLTPLEQFLTEPLVPLSFRACDGFVTRAENSSLRFPPGFLDALRSYRESIT; this is encoded by the coding sequence ATGTCACTGACTGCAAATGAGGTAAGCGCGGACAGTGCTTTTACACAGTGTCCGCGCCAGAGATTGAATGTGCTCGCACTGTTCGCGGGCGTCGGCGGAATAGAACAAGGCCTTGAATCTGCAGGACACCACACAGTAGGTGCCTACGAAATCGACGAGGCCGCGAAGGTGGTCCTTCGACATCGCTTCCCTTTGGTAAGCGTCCACGACAATATTCTTTCCTTGAAAAGAATTGACTCTGCAATCGACCTGGTGACCGCAGGATTCCCATGTGTCGACCTGTCGCAAGCCGGGCCGATGGTTGGGTTGGACGGAAAGTCATCAGGGTTGATTCGTCACGTTTTGCAGGTCGTCGCATCAAGTGAAGTAAAGAACTTGCTCCTTGAAAACGTGCCTTTCATGCTGAGGCTTGGCAAAGGTGCGGCGATGAAGGAAATCACGGAGGCTTTGGAACATGCCGGTTTCCGGTGGGCATACCGCACGATTGACGCCCGCTCGTTCGGTATCCCTCAACGACGCCCTCGAGTCATTTTGTATGCATCTCGAGAACGAGACCCTCGGTCGGTCATGTTCAGGGACTTTGCCGCTGAGTCCCGAAACGAACGCAAGCCAGTCGTGGGCATGAACACCATCGGTTTCTACTCGACGGAAGGAAACACCGGGTCCGGTTTGGTTTGCGATGCCATTCCCCCTCTGAAGCCTGGGTCTCGACTCGGCATCAAAAGTTCTCCGGCCATCCTACTTCCATCCGGTGAAGTTGGCACTCCGACCATAGCCGATGCTGAGCGACTTCAAGGGTTCGAGCCCGGATGGACTGAGCGGGCCGAGGGCTTGGGTAGAAACGCACGCTGGCGACTCGTTGGGAACGCAGTCAATGTTCGAATGTCGGCTTGGATTGGTGAGGGGCTTGCGACTTCAAGCTCGACTGAGTCACCGGAAGTTGATGGAGTTCCTGTCGTTGATGGCAGTTGGCCCACTGCAGCGTGGAACGTTGGCAGTGGTCGTTTTGGAGTCAACCTGCCTACCCACGTTGACCTAGAGCCGTTGACTCCTCTAGAACAGTTCCTAACTGAGCCTCTGGTTCCTCTCAGCTTCAGGGCCTGTGATGGCTTTGTTACTCGAGCAGAGAACAGCTCGCTCAGATTCCCGCCGGGCTTTCTGGATGCGCTTCGCTCGTACCGTGAGTCGATAACCTAG
- a CDS encoding recombinase family protein, producing the protein MNLGYQRTSTHEQNLILQTDALNQVGCDRIYSDQVSGSVIDRPGLNELLEFARDGDTIVVWRLDRLGRSLRHLVDLVEQLRERGVGFRSITEGIDTTNPSGRLFFNIVASLAEFERDLVRERTLAGLAAARARGRCGGRRAVLTGKKLELARKLRGDRNMPVDEACRILGCSRSTFYRSTLEQGGS; encoded by the coding sequence ATGAACCTTGGGTACCAGCGCACAAGCACTCACGAACAAAACCTTATTCTTCAAACCGACGCACTTAACCAGGTCGGTTGCGACAGAATCTACAGCGACCAGGTCTCCGGGTCGGTCATCGACCGGCCGGGTCTCAACGAACTGTTGGAGTTTGCCCGTGATGGTGACACAATCGTCGTCTGGCGCCTGGACAGACTTGGTCGCTCGTTGCGACACCTGGTTGACCTGGTGGAGCAACTTCGGGAACGCGGAGTCGGCTTCCGCTCAATCACCGAAGGAATCGACACAACCAATCCATCCGGTCGACTATTCTTCAACATCGTAGCGAGCCTTGCGGAGTTTGAAAGGGACCTCGTCCGCGAACGTACACTCGCTGGCCTTGCCGCCGCCCGTGCGCGCGGACGATGCGGCGGTCGCCGAGCCGTCCTCACAGGCAAAAAACTGGAGCTGGCACGCAAGTTACGTGGAGACCGCAACATGCCAGTCGACGAAGCATGCCGAATCCTCGGTTGTTCACGCTCAACATTCTATCGGTCAACACTCGAACAGGGAGGAAGCTAG